Proteins encoded by one window of Bactrocera oleae isolate idBacOlea1 chromosome 4, idBacOlea1, whole genome shotgun sequence:
- the LOC106616466 gene encoding tRNA pseudouridine(38/39) synthase isoform X4, with protein MTDKKVQINKRGKGRVNREEILQWSREELIAKILQLDAYNFQIRNLLQKKLGQNDCEFYEELASLDAEENTEKVQHTQPQPIQKPQKRKFDFKKSHKRHVLMKLLYFGWDYHGLATQEDSNATIEHHLFQALIRTCLIESRETANYHRCGRTDKELLTESIANEIDYCALLNRVLPRNIQAVAWMPLRSPVYSARFDCVGRTYRYYFPKGDLNIEAMQTGCELLARHTDFRNFCKMDVNNGVTNYIRQVFKATVQRCEVEQCGKNSLDAGYAMYMLEIRANAFLWHQIRCIMAVLLLIGEGKEQAEVISELLDVAKNPCKPQYTPAIGLPLNLFHCEFRKHTIQPTGNITNDGGSANSEKEDSHTTAWIYGDEHLQKLIENVQGEWMQYNIKSTMIRDVLHQLESTYQKEYQSSPQVQAQAWLLQDGVRPRQYQQLLNRKRCESLENRIEHFVKKQRLIVTNDPATQSNLVTKTMAKT; from the exons ATGACTGATAAAAAGGTACAAATAAACAAACGCGGAAAGGGACGTGTAAATCGTGAAGAAATACTTCAATGGAGCAGAGAGGAGCTGATAGCCAAGATTTTACAATTGGATGCGTATAACTTCCAAATAAgaaatttgttacaaaaaaagtTGGGACAAAATGACTGCGAATTTTATGAAGAACTCGCCAGCTTGGACGCTGAGGAAAATACAGAAAAAGTTCAACATACTCAACCACAACCAATTCAAAAGCCACAAAAACGTAAATTCGactttaaaaa GAGTCACAAGCGGCACGTGCTGATGAAATTGCTTTATTTCGGTTGGGACTACCACGGCTTGGCAACTCAAGAAGATTCAAATGCTACAATAG AGCACCACCTATTTCAAGCGCTAATTCGCACCTGCTTGATAGAGTCGCGCGAAACTGCCAATTATCACCGTTGTGGTCGCACTGACAAAGAA CTTTTAACTGAATCAATAGCTAATGAAATTGATTATTGTGCATTATTAAACCGTGTCCTTCCCCGCAACATACAAGCGGTGGCATGGATGCCGCTCCGCAGTCCAGTGTACAGCGCTCGTTTCGATTGTGTCGGGCGCACATATCGTTATTACTTTCCAAAAGGAGATTTAAATATAGAGGCGATGCAAACAGGATGTGAATTGCTAGCAAGACATACCGATTTccgaaatttttgtaaaatggaTGTTAACAACGGCGTGACCAATTATATAAGGCAAGTTTTTAAAGCTACTGTACAAAGGTGCGAAGTGGAACAATGTGGAAAAAATTCTTTAGATG cagGATATGCTATGTATATGTTAGAAATCAGAGCTAATGCCTTTCTTTGGCATCAAATTCGCTGCATTATGGCAGTTTTACTGCTTATAGGTGAGGGTAAAGAGCAGGCGGAAGTAATAAGTGAATTGCTGGATGTAGCCAAAAACCCATG CAAGCCGCAATACACTCCAGCTATCGGTTTGCCATTAAATCTCTTTCACTGTGAATTCCGCAAGCATACCATACAACCTACTGGTAATATTACAAATGATGGGGGTTCAGCGAATTCAGAAAAAGAAGATTCGCATACAACTGCTTGGATATACGGTGATGAACACCTACAAAAACTCATCGAGAATGTGCAAGGTGAATGGATGCAGTACAATATCAA AAGTACTATGATACGCGATGTGTTGCACCAATTAGAAAGCACCTATCAAAAAGAATATCAGTCTTCACCACAGGTGCAAGCGCAGGCTTGGTTGCTGCAAGACGGAGTGCGTCCACGTCAATATCAACAACTTTTAAATCGCAAACGTTGTG AGAGTTTGGAAAATCGTATTGAACATTTCGTTAAAAAGCAG
- the LOC106616466 gene encoding tRNA pseudouridine(38/39) synthase isoform X3 — MTDKKVQINKRGKGRVNREEILQWSREELIAKILQLDAYNFQIRNLLQKKLGQNDCEFYEELASLDAEENTEKVQHTQPQPIQKPQKRKFDFKKSHKRHVLMKLLYFGWDYHGLATQEDSNATIEHHLFQALIRTCLIESRETANYHRCGRTDKEVSAFCQVISIDLRSKFPLEQQLLTESIANEIDYCALLNRVLPRNIQAVAWMPLRSPVYSARFDCVGRTYRYYFPKGDLNIEAMQTGCELLARHTDFRNFCKMDVNNGVTNYIRQVFKATVQRCEVEQCGKNSLDAGYAMYMLEIRANAFLWHQIRCIMAVLLLIGEGKEQAEVISELLDVAKNPCKPQYTPAIGLPLNLFHCEFRKHTIQPTGNITNDGGSANSEKEDSHTTAWIYGDEHLQKLIENVQGEWMQYNINTMIRDVLHQLESTYQKEYQSSPQVQAQAWLLQDGVRPRQYQQLLNRKRCESLENRIEHFVKKQRLIVTNDPATQSNLVTKTMAKT, encoded by the exons ATGACTGATAAAAAGGTACAAATAAACAAACGCGGAAAGGGACGTGTAAATCGTGAAGAAATACTTCAATGGAGCAGAGAGGAGCTGATAGCCAAGATTTTACAATTGGATGCGTATAACTTCCAAATAAgaaatttgttacaaaaaaagtTGGGACAAAATGACTGCGAATTTTATGAAGAACTCGCCAGCTTGGACGCTGAGGAAAATACAGAAAAAGTTCAACATACTCAACCACAACCAATTCAAAAGCCACAAAAACGTAAATTCGactttaaaaa GAGTCACAAGCGGCACGTGCTGATGAAATTGCTTTATTTCGGTTGGGACTACCACGGCTTGGCAACTCAAGAAGATTCAAATGCTACAATAG AGCACCACCTATTTCAAGCGCTAATTCGCACCTGCTTGATAGAGTCGCGCGAAACTGCCAATTATCACCGTTGTGGTCGCACTGACAAAGAAGTAAGTGCCTTCTGCCAAGTTATATCAATAGACTTACGCAGTAAATTTCCATTGGAACAACAGCTTTTAACTGAATCAATAGCTAATGAAATTGATTATTGTGCATTATTAAACCGTGTCCTTCCCCGCAACATACAAGCGGTGGCATGGATGCCGCTCCGCAGTCCAGTGTACAGCGCTCGTTTCGATTGTGTCGGGCGCACATATCGTTATTACTTTCCAAAAGGAGATTTAAATATAGAGGCGATGCAAACAGGATGTGAATTGCTAGCAAGACATACCGATTTccgaaatttttgtaaaatggaTGTTAACAACGGCGTGACCAATTATATAAGGCAAGTTTTTAAAGCTACTGTACAAAGGTGCGAAGTGGAACAATGTGGAAAAAATTCTTTAGATG cagGATATGCTATGTATATGTTAGAAATCAGAGCTAATGCCTTTCTTTGGCATCAAATTCGCTGCATTATGGCAGTTTTACTGCTTATAGGTGAGGGTAAAGAGCAGGCGGAAGTAATAAGTGAATTGCTGGATGTAGCCAAAAACCCATG CAAGCCGCAATACACTCCAGCTATCGGTTTGCCATTAAATCTCTTTCACTGTGAATTCCGCAAGCATACCATACAACCTACTGGTAATATTACAAATGATGGGGGTTCAGCGAATTCAGAAAAAGAAGATTCGCATACAACTGCTTGGATATACGGTGATGAACACCTACAAAAACTCATCGAGAATGTGCAAGGTGAATGGATGCAGTACAATATCAA TACTATGATACGCGATGTGTTGCACCAATTAGAAAGCACCTATCAAAAAGAATATCAGTCTTCACCACAGGTGCAAGCGCAGGCTTGGTTGCTGCAAGACGGAGTGCGTCCACGTCAATATCAACAACTTTTAAATCGCAAACGTTGTG AGAGTTTGGAAAATCGTATTGAACATTTCGTTAAAAAGCAG
- the LOC106616466 gene encoding tRNA pseudouridine(38/39) synthase isoform X1: MTDKKVQINKRGKGRVNREEILQWSREELIAKILQLDAYNFQIRNLLQKKLGQNDCEFYEELASLDAEENTEKVQHTQPQPIQKPQKRKFDFKKSHKRHVLMKLLYFGWDYHGLATQEDSNATIEHHLFQALIRTCLIESRETANYHRCGRTDKEVSAFCQVISIDLRSKFPLEQQLLTESIANEIDYCALLNRVLPRNIQAVAWMPLRSPVYSARFDCVGRTYRYYFPKGDLNIEAMQTGCELLARHTDFRNFCKMDVNNGVTNYIRQVFKATVQRCEVEQCGKNSLDAGYAMYMLEIRANAFLWHQIRCIMAVLLLIGEGKEQAEVISELLDVAKNPCKPQYTPAIGLPLNLFHCEFRKHTIQPTGNITNDGGSANSEKEDSHTTAWIYGDEHLQKLIENVQGEWMQYNIKSTMIRDVLHQLESTYQKEYQSSPQVQAQAWLLQDGVRPRQYQQLLNRKRCESLENRIEHFVKKQRLIVTNDPATQSNLVTKTMAKT; the protein is encoded by the exons ATGACTGATAAAAAGGTACAAATAAACAAACGCGGAAAGGGACGTGTAAATCGTGAAGAAATACTTCAATGGAGCAGAGAGGAGCTGATAGCCAAGATTTTACAATTGGATGCGTATAACTTCCAAATAAgaaatttgttacaaaaaaagtTGGGACAAAATGACTGCGAATTTTATGAAGAACTCGCCAGCTTGGACGCTGAGGAAAATACAGAAAAAGTTCAACATACTCAACCACAACCAATTCAAAAGCCACAAAAACGTAAATTCGactttaaaaa GAGTCACAAGCGGCACGTGCTGATGAAATTGCTTTATTTCGGTTGGGACTACCACGGCTTGGCAACTCAAGAAGATTCAAATGCTACAATAG AGCACCACCTATTTCAAGCGCTAATTCGCACCTGCTTGATAGAGTCGCGCGAAACTGCCAATTATCACCGTTGTGGTCGCACTGACAAAGAAGTAAGTGCCTTCTGCCAAGTTATATCAATAGACTTACGCAGTAAATTTCCATTGGAACAACAGCTTTTAACTGAATCAATAGCTAATGAAATTGATTATTGTGCATTATTAAACCGTGTCCTTCCCCGCAACATACAAGCGGTGGCATGGATGCCGCTCCGCAGTCCAGTGTACAGCGCTCGTTTCGATTGTGTCGGGCGCACATATCGTTATTACTTTCCAAAAGGAGATTTAAATATAGAGGCGATGCAAACAGGATGTGAATTGCTAGCAAGACATACCGATTTccgaaatttttgtaaaatggaTGTTAACAACGGCGTGACCAATTATATAAGGCAAGTTTTTAAAGCTACTGTACAAAGGTGCGAAGTGGAACAATGTGGAAAAAATTCTTTAGATG cagGATATGCTATGTATATGTTAGAAATCAGAGCTAATGCCTTTCTTTGGCATCAAATTCGCTGCATTATGGCAGTTTTACTGCTTATAGGTGAGGGTAAAGAGCAGGCGGAAGTAATAAGTGAATTGCTGGATGTAGCCAAAAACCCATG CAAGCCGCAATACACTCCAGCTATCGGTTTGCCATTAAATCTCTTTCACTGTGAATTCCGCAAGCATACCATACAACCTACTGGTAATATTACAAATGATGGGGGTTCAGCGAATTCAGAAAAAGAAGATTCGCATACAACTGCTTGGATATACGGTGATGAACACCTACAAAAACTCATCGAGAATGTGCAAGGTGAATGGATGCAGTACAATATCAA AAGTACTATGATACGCGATGTGTTGCACCAATTAGAAAGCACCTATCAAAAAGAATATCAGTCTTCACCACAGGTGCAAGCGCAGGCTTGGTTGCTGCAAGACGGAGTGCGTCCACGTCAATATCAACAACTTTTAAATCGCAAACGTTGTG AGAGTTTGGAAAATCGTATTGAACATTTCGTTAAAAAGCAG
- the LOC106616466 gene encoding tRNA pseudouridine(38/39) synthase isoform X2 gives MTDKKVQINKRGKGRVNREEILQWSREELIAKILQLDAYNFQIRNLLQKKLGQNDCEFYEELASLDAEENTEKVQHTQPQPIQKPQKRKFDFKKSHKRHVLMKLLYFGWDYHGLATQEDSNATIEHHLFQALIRTCLIESRETANYHRCGRTDKEVSAFCQVISIDLRSKFPLEQQLLTESIANEIDYCALLNRVLPRNIQAVAWMPLRSPVYSARFDCVGRTYRYYFPKGDLNIEAMQTGCELLARHTDFRNFCKMDVNNGVTNYIRQVFKATVQRCEVEQCGKNSLDGYAMYMLEIRANAFLWHQIRCIMAVLLLIGEGKEQAEVISELLDVAKNPCKPQYTPAIGLPLNLFHCEFRKHTIQPTGNITNDGGSANSEKEDSHTTAWIYGDEHLQKLIENVQGEWMQYNIKSTMIRDVLHQLESTYQKEYQSSPQVQAQAWLLQDGVRPRQYQQLLNRKRCESLENRIEHFVKKQRLIVTNDPATQSNLVTKTMAKT, from the exons ATGACTGATAAAAAGGTACAAATAAACAAACGCGGAAAGGGACGTGTAAATCGTGAAGAAATACTTCAATGGAGCAGAGAGGAGCTGATAGCCAAGATTTTACAATTGGATGCGTATAACTTCCAAATAAgaaatttgttacaaaaaaagtTGGGACAAAATGACTGCGAATTTTATGAAGAACTCGCCAGCTTGGACGCTGAGGAAAATACAGAAAAAGTTCAACATACTCAACCACAACCAATTCAAAAGCCACAAAAACGTAAATTCGactttaaaaa GAGTCACAAGCGGCACGTGCTGATGAAATTGCTTTATTTCGGTTGGGACTACCACGGCTTGGCAACTCAAGAAGATTCAAATGCTACAATAG AGCACCACCTATTTCAAGCGCTAATTCGCACCTGCTTGATAGAGTCGCGCGAAACTGCCAATTATCACCGTTGTGGTCGCACTGACAAAGAAGTAAGTGCCTTCTGCCAAGTTATATCAATAGACTTACGCAGTAAATTTCCATTGGAACAACAGCTTTTAACTGAATCAATAGCTAATGAAATTGATTATTGTGCATTATTAAACCGTGTCCTTCCCCGCAACATACAAGCGGTGGCATGGATGCCGCTCCGCAGTCCAGTGTACAGCGCTCGTTTCGATTGTGTCGGGCGCACATATCGTTATTACTTTCCAAAAGGAGATTTAAATATAGAGGCGATGCAAACAGGATGTGAATTGCTAGCAAGACATACCGATTTccgaaatttttgtaaaatggaTGTTAACAACGGCGTGACCAATTATATAAGGCAAGTTTTTAAAGCTACTGTACAAAGGTGCGAAGTGGAACAATGTGGAAAAAATTCTTTAGATG GATATGCTATGTATATGTTAGAAATCAGAGCTAATGCCTTTCTTTGGCATCAAATTCGCTGCATTATGGCAGTTTTACTGCTTATAGGTGAGGGTAAAGAGCAGGCGGAAGTAATAAGTGAATTGCTGGATGTAGCCAAAAACCCATG CAAGCCGCAATACACTCCAGCTATCGGTTTGCCATTAAATCTCTTTCACTGTGAATTCCGCAAGCATACCATACAACCTACTGGTAATATTACAAATGATGGGGGTTCAGCGAATTCAGAAAAAGAAGATTCGCATACAACTGCTTGGATATACGGTGATGAACACCTACAAAAACTCATCGAGAATGTGCAAGGTGAATGGATGCAGTACAATATCAA AAGTACTATGATACGCGATGTGTTGCACCAATTAGAAAGCACCTATCAAAAAGAATATCAGTCTTCACCACAGGTGCAAGCGCAGGCTTGGTTGCTGCAAGACGGAGTGCGTCCACGTCAATATCAACAACTTTTAAATCGCAAACGTTGTG AGAGTTTGGAAAATCGTATTGAACATTTCGTTAAAAAGCAG